One segment of Chelmon rostratus isolate fCheRos1 chromosome 17, fCheRos1.pri, whole genome shotgun sequence DNA contains the following:
- the LOC121621251 gene encoding interferon-induced protein 44-like isoform X1 produces the protein MSTCVTSALFSQPWRPMLKNNKENLDFAKSYQPRNNEATHLRILLHGPAGAGKSSFINSVESVLQGRIASRALSDATSGSSFTRKYTTYKLRKDPEGFYSFIFNDIMGFEKKTNNGVHVEDVKLALRGHVKEHYEFIPARQMTEDDMGYHSCPTLDDKVHVLVSVIPADSFSILSDEVVKKMKDLRRAASDMGIPQLAILTKVDKACPKVQQDIKNVYKSKYLKQQVDEFSMLLGMPPNCIFLVKNYESEINTNDDIDALILCALRQMISFGEDFLYNQ, from the exons ATGTCAACATGTGTAACTTCAGCCCTTTTTAGTCAGCCATGGAGGCCTATGCTGAA GAACAACAAGGAAAATCTTGATTTTGCAAAATCTTACCAACCTCGAAACAATGAAGCCACACATCTCAGAATTCTGCTTCATGGACCAGCTGGTGCTGGCAAGTCCAGCTTCATCAACTCTGTTGAGAGTGTTTTACAAGGCAGAATTGCTAGTCGAGCTTTGTCAGATGCAACCTCTGGGAGCAGCTTTACCAGAAAG TACACAACTTACAAACTCCGCAAAGATCCAGAgggattttattcttttattttcaatgacaTCATGGGCTTCGAGAAGAAGACCAACAATGGAGTTCACGTGGAAGACGTCAAACTGGCCCTGAGGGGACATGTGAAAGAACATTATGAG TTCATTCCGGCTCGCCAAATGACGGAGGATGATATGGGTTACCACTCATGTCCCACTCTGGATGACAAAGTTCATGTTCTGGTTTCTGTCATTcctgctgattcattttctatATTAAGTGATGAAGTTGTGAAGAAAATGAAGGACCTCAGACGAGCAGCCAGTGACATGG GGATTCCTCAACTGGCTATTCTCACCAAAGTTGACAAAGCCTGTCCTAAGGTCCAACAAGACATTAAAAATGTCTATAAGAGCAAGTACCTGAAGCAACAG GTTGATGAATTCAGCATGCTGCTCGGCATGCCACCAAACTGCATCTTTCTTGTGAAGAACTACGAATCAGAAATCAACACGAATGATGACATCGATGCGCTGATACTGTGCGCACTGCGACAAATGATCAGCTTTGGAGAAGACTTCCTTTACAACCAGTAG
- the LOC121621251 gene encoding interferon-induced protein 44-like isoform X2, with protein sequence MGGALFSQPWRPMLKNNKENLDFAKSYQPRNNEATHLRILLHGPAGAGKSSFINSVESVLQGRIASRALSDATSGSSFTRKYTTYKLRKDPEGFYSFIFNDIMGFEKKTNNGVHVEDVKLALRGHVKEHYEFIPARQMTEDDMGYHSCPTLDDKVHVLVSVIPADSFSILSDEVVKKMKDLRRAASDMGIPQLAILTKVDKACPKVQQDIKNVYKSKYLKQQVDEFSMLLGMPPNCIFLVKNYESEINTNDDIDALILCALRQMISFGEDFLYNQ encoded by the exons ATGGGAGGAG CCCTTTTTAGTCAGCCATGGAGGCCTATGCTGAA GAACAACAAGGAAAATCTTGATTTTGCAAAATCTTACCAACCTCGAAACAATGAAGCCACACATCTCAGAATTCTGCTTCATGGACCAGCTGGTGCTGGCAAGTCCAGCTTCATCAACTCTGTTGAGAGTGTTTTACAAGGCAGAATTGCTAGTCGAGCTTTGTCAGATGCAACCTCTGGGAGCAGCTTTACCAGAAAG TACACAACTTACAAACTCCGCAAAGATCCAGAgggattttattcttttattttcaatgacaTCATGGGCTTCGAGAAGAAGACCAACAATGGAGTTCACGTGGAAGACGTCAAACTGGCCCTGAGGGGACATGTGAAAGAACATTATGAG TTCATTCCGGCTCGCCAAATGACGGAGGATGATATGGGTTACCACTCATGTCCCACTCTGGATGACAAAGTTCATGTTCTGGTTTCTGTCATTcctgctgattcattttctatATTAAGTGATGAAGTTGTGAAGAAAATGAAGGACCTCAGACGAGCAGCCAGTGACATGG GGATTCCTCAACTGGCTATTCTCACCAAAGTTGACAAAGCCTGTCCTAAGGTCCAACAAGACATTAAAAATGTCTATAAGAGCAAGTACCTGAAGCAACAG GTTGATGAATTCAGCATGCTGCTCGGCATGCCACCAAACTGCATCTTTCTTGTGAAGAACTACGAATCAGAAATCAACACGAATGATGACATCGATGCGCTGATACTGTGCGCACTGCGACAAATGATCAGCTTTGGAGAAGACTTCCTTTACAACCAGTAG